One Platichthys flesus chromosome 14, fPlaFle2.1, whole genome shotgun sequence genomic region harbors:
- the egfra gene encoding epidermal growth factor receptor, with protein MTAAGVVGGMLAVLIAGLSVFVLLRRRHIKRKRTTRRLLQERQLVEPLTPSGEAPNQALLRILKEPEFKKIKVLGSGAFGTVYKGLWVPEGEDVKIPVAIKVLREATSPKANKEILDEAYVMASVDHPHVCRLLGICLTSTVQLVTQLMPFGCLLDYVKENKDNIGSQHLLNWCVQIAKGMNYLEERHLVHRDLAARNVLVKTPQHVKITDFGLAKLLNADEKEYHADGGKVPIKWMALESILNRTYTHQSDVWSFGVTVWELMTFGNKPYDGIPACEIAAVLEKGERLPQPPICTIDVYMIMVKCWMIDADSRPRFRELIAEFTKMARDPSRYLVIQGDDRMHLPSPSDTRLYRSLISGEDMADAVDADEYLVPQQGFFSSPSKFNRPMLHSASLNSSIGTCNSRTGLLSGFPSRDGSLVLRYIPDPTDTFLDDAFLPSPDYMNQNGVSDVMNPIYKHPGPPRTLLPTISSDDTETEYLNCFKNGDNGPEYLNELAPRAILPLTSNGTAHCIQKCRPQLSIDNPDYQQDFNPFIKSHANGHIPAAENAEYLGPD; from the exons ATGACCGCAGCCGGTGTGGTCGGTGGGATGCTGGCTGTTCTCATCGCAGGCCTGTCCGTCTTCGTGCTGCTTCGCCGCCGCCAcatcaagaggaagaggaccaCGCGCCGGCTGCTCCAAGAGAGACAG TTGGTTGAGCCTCTGACTCCGAGCGGAGAGGCACCGAACCAGGCGCTGCTGCGGATCCTGAAGGAGCCGGAGTTCAAGAAGATCAAAGTGCTGGGGTCCGGGGCGTTCGGCACAGTTTATAAG GGCCTGTGGGTTCCGGAGGGCGAGGACGTGAAGATCCCAGTGGCCATCAAGGTTTTAAGAGAGGCCACATCACCTAAAGCAAACAAGGAAATCTTAGAC GAGGCGTACGTGATGGCCAGTGTGGATCACCCCCACGTGTGTCGTCTGCTCGGCATCTGCCTCACCTCCACGGTGCAGCTCGTCACCCAGCTGATGCCCTTCGGCTGCCTGCTGGACTACGTCAAAGAGAACAAGGACAACATCGGCTCCCAGCACCTGCTCAACTGGTGTGTGCAGATAGCCAAG GGTATGAACTACCTGGAGGAGCGCCACTTGGTGCACCGCGACCTGGCAGCCAGGAACGTTCTGGTGAAGACTCCTCAGCACGTCAAGATCACAGACTTCGGTCTGGCTAAGCTCCTCAATGCAGATGAGAAGGAGTATCACGCAGACGGAGGAAAG GTCCCAATCAAATGGATGGCTCTCGAATCGATCCTGAACAGGACGTACACGCACCAGAGTGATGTGTGGAGCTTCG GTGTGACCGTTTGGGAGCTGATGACGTTCGGGAACAAACCGTACGACGGGATCCCGGCCTGTGAGATCGCTGCAGTCCTGGAGAAAGGGGAGCGACTGCCCCAACCACCGATCTGCACCATCGACGTCTACATGATCATGGTGAAAT gttgGATGATTGATGCCGACAGCCGACCTCGCTTCCGGGAACTAATAGCCGAGTTTACGAAGATGGCTCGGGATCCTTCACGGTATCTTGTCATTCAG GGGGATGACCGCATGCACCTGCCGAGTCCGTCCGACACCCGGCTGTACCGCAGCCTGATCAGCGGGGAGGACATGGCGGACGCCGTGGATGCAGACGAGTACCTGGTGCCGCAACAAGGCTTCTTCAGCAGCCCGAGCAAGTTCAACAGGCCGATGCTCCACTCCGCG AGCCTCAACAGCAGCATTGGAACGTGCAACAGCAGAACCGGTTTGCTG AGCGGGTTCCCGAGTAGGGACGGAAGCCTGGTGCTCCGGTACATCCCCGACcccacagacacatttttagACGACGCCTTCCTGCCGTCGCCAG ACTACATGAACCAGAACGGCGTCTCGGACGTGATGAATCCCATCTACAAGCACCCGGGTCCACCTCGCACGCTCCTCCCCACCATCTCCTCAGACGACACGGAGACAGAGTACCTGAACTGCTTTAAGAACGGCGACAACGGGCCCGAGTACCTGAACGAGCTCGCCCCCCGCGCCATCCTCCCGCTCACCTCCAACGGCACGGCCCACTGCATTCAGAAATGCCGCCCCCAGCTCAGCATAGACAACCCTGACTACCAGCAGGATTTCAACCCCTTCATCAAGAGCCACGCCAACGGACACATCCCGGCCGCGGAGAACGCAGAGTACCTGGGTCCAGACTGA
- the LOC133969031 gene encoding epidermal growth factor receptor, with the protein MESSLVKWISLTSVLWLGCCALAEKKVCQGLSNRLSLLGTRDDHYLSTVKTYSNCTVILENLEITYMEEHRDLSFLRSIQEVGGYVLIALNTAPRIPLDNLRIIRGHTLDVGEFALSVFANYDKPTAKGTKELLLNSLTEILKGGIKIESQQLCNMETIQWYDIVNADNKPRMELSLVSKNPLCKPCDSSCSNGSCWAAGPQNCQTLTKLNCAQQCSRRCKGPSPSDCCNEHCAAGCTGPRPTDCLACRDFQDDGVCKDSCPGLMRYDPNLHQLVPNPLGKYNFGATCVKSCPHNYIVTDHGACVRACSGNTYEVDEGGVRKCANCDGLCPKACNGLGSGNLTHTFSINATNIDSFINCTKINGNIQILHTSIHGDSYTKTPKMDPARLNVFKTVREITGYLWIQTWPKNMTSLSPFENLEIIRGRTKQGDRSLVITTLAIDHLGLRSLKEISDGNVYISQNQNLCYTNKSHWEGLLRSERQIAKVVENADAATCALRNHTCDRKCTEEGCWGPGPDMCLACRDNSRDGSCVNSCNILEGERREVVVNRTCVKCHSECQRIDGSPTCSAPGSGNCTKCAHLQDGLFCVSRCIQGVPGEDGALVRKYPDEKVCKLCHKDCTQE; encoded by the exons TATGCCAAGGCCTCTCCAACCGGTTAAGCCTTCTGGGTACCAGAGATGACCACTACCTGAGCACGGTGAAGACCTACAGCAACTGCACTGTGATCCTGGAGAATCTGGAGatcacttacatggaggagcaCCGTGACCTGTCCTTCCTCAGG TCGATTCAAGAAGTGGGCGGCTACGTCCTGATCGCCCTCAACACAGCCCCCAGGATCCCTCTGGACAACCTGCGCATCATTCGCGGTCACACCCTCGATGTGGGAGAGTTTGCCCTTTCTGTTTTTGCCAATTATGACAAACCTACCGCTAAGGGCACCAAAGAGCTTCTTCTGAACAGCCTGACGG AAATTCTAAAAGGAGGCATCAAGATTGAGAGCCAGCAGCTTTGCAACATGGAGACGATTCAGTGGTACGATATCGTCAACGCTGACAACAAGCCCCGCATGGAGCTCTCGTTAGTCAGCAAAAATCCACTTT gcaAACCATGTGACTCAAGCTGCTCTAATGGTTCATGCTGGGCAGCCGGTCCTCAAAACTGTCAGACAT TAACAAAGCTGAACTGTGCACAGCAGTGCTCTCGGAGATGCAAAGGACCTTCACCGAGCGACTGCTGTAATGAGCATTGTGCCGCGGGCTGCACAGGACCGCGGCCCACCGACTGTCTG GCCTGTCGGGACTTCCAGGATGACGGGGTGTGTAAGGACTCCTGCCCGGGCCTCATGCGCTACGACCCCAACCTGCACCAGCTGGTGCCCAACCCCCTCGGGAAGTACAACTTCGGGGCCACATGTGTCAAGAGCTGCCCAC ATAACTACATTGTGACGGATCACGGAGCCTGTGTGCGGGCGTGCAGTGGGAACACGTATGAGGTGGATGAGGGCGGAGTGAGGAAGTGCGCCAATTGCGATGGACTGTGTCCAAAAG CTTGTAATGGTCTTGGATCCGGAAACCTGACTCACACCTTCTCCATCAACGCCACCAACATTGACTCCTTTATAAACTGCACGAAAATCAATGGGAACATCCAGATCCTCCACACATCGATTCATGG ggATTCATATACCAAAACACCAAAAATGGACCCTGCCCGGCTTAATGTGTTTAAGACAGTGAGAGAAATTACCG GATACTTGTGGATTCAGACGTGGCCAAAGAACATGACCTCACTCAGTCCTTTTGAGAATCTGGAGATCATTCGAGGACGAACTAAGCA AGGCGACCGCAGCCTGGTTATTACTACGCTCGCTATCGACCACCTGGGCCTTCGCTCCCTCAAAGAAATCAGCGATGGAAACGTGTACATCAGTCAGAACCAGAACCTGTGCTACACCAATAAAAGCCACTGGGAGGGGCTCCTCAGATCAGAAAGGCAAATTGCCAAAGTGGTGGAAAACGCTGACGCTGCCACATGTG ctctGAGGAACCACACGTGTGACAGGAAGTGCACCGAGGAGGGCTGCTGGGGTCCGGGCCCGGACATGTGCCTCGCCTGCCGGGACAACAGCCGCGACGGGAGCTGTGTCAACTCCTGCAACATCCTCGAGGG agagcGGAGGGAGGTGGTCGTGAACAGAACCTGCGTGAAGTGTCACAGCGAGTGTCAACGCATCGACGGGTCGCCAACCTGCAGCGCACCT GGTTCTGGAAATTGTACGAAGTGTGCCCACCTCCAAGACGGCCTGTTCTGTGTGTCCCGCTGTATCCAAGGCGTGCCAGGGGAGGACGGCGCGCTGGTCCGGAAATACCCCGACGAGAAAGTGTGCAAGCTGTGCCACAAAGACTGCACTCAGGAGTAA